A segment of the Methanocella sp. genome:
CGGTTCATTGGCGATCAGGGCACGAAGGATACAAAGACACAGTGTAATGAACAAGAGCACTTTTTGCCCCTGTGCCATCATATCCTGTATCTTAGAAGTTCAAAAAGCGGCTCTGTGTCCTTTGTCTCTTAATTATAAAAAAGACTTTGTGGGCCTCCGTGCTCTTCGTGCCTTTGTGGTGAAAAATAGAGCCTTCATATACTCTGAGACTTAAAGGGGCATATTCAACAAAGCATAAAAATTGAAAAAGATAATCGGAAACTATCGATAAATTTGGCTATTACGCAAACGATGAAAATAAGACTACTTGCTAAACAATGACCGATCAATATTCAACGCAGCATTTTTTAAAAAAGCATTTGCTTCGCATTATTATATGATGCGAGTATTGACTCTTTTGCCTTCCTCAATACAGCCCCGCCATGTCCTGGATATAGCGCCGAAACGTCGAGCTTCGTAAGGGTCTCCAGCGACCGGATCATCGCCTCGGGATCGCCGCCGATGTCCGTCCTCCCGAAGCTGCCGCCCTCGAAGACCGTGTCGCCGGTGAAGAGTACCTTTGACTCTTTATCGTAGAGGCAGATGCTTCCCGGCGTATGGCCCGGCGTATGGATGACCTTCAGGATAACGTCTCCCAGGTCCACGTCCTCGCCATCGCTGAGCACGATGTCCACGCCGAACTCCGGCCGCCGGGCGTTGAACATGGCCGCCGCGTTGTCGTTATGCAGCAGAGCCGCGTCCTCCTCGTGGATGGCCACCTTCGCTCCCGTCGCCTTAACGATCCCGGGCACCGCCCCGATGTGGTCAAAATGGCAGTGCGTTAGAAGGATAAGGTCCAGGCCGCCGTCCAGGTTTTGCAGGACGCGGCCGGGGTCCATGCCGGCGTCCACAAGGGTTTTACGCTTTGCGTCAATTAGATAAGCATTGGAATCATAAGAAATCCCGTTTACGTTCTTTACGCGCATCACGTATCGTTTTCCGCCAGGGAAGCATAAATACTGTGTTCAAAGCTGAATGGTAATCGCCATGTTAATGAGAGACGCAAGAAACGGGGCAACGCCCGAAATAAAGGAGATCGCAAAGGCCGAAGGCGTGGACGCCGTCAGGCTGAGCTCGCTTATCGCGAAGGGCCTGGTCGCCGTGCCCCGCAACGCCCGTAAATCCATAGCCGGCAGGGCCGTGGGCAGGCTCGTGTCCACCAAGGTGAACGCCAACGTGGGCACATCGAAGGACTACGACGATTGCGCAGACGAGGTTAAAAAAGCGAAGGTCGCCGTCCAGTATGGCGCCGACGCGGTCATGGACCTCTCGACGGGCCACGACCGGGATACCGTGAGGAAGCGGCTGGCGAAAGAGCTCGAAGTGCCCCTGGGCACGGTGCCCATCTACCACGCGGCCAGGAAACGGCGGAACGCGGTCGATATGACGGCGGACGACTTTTTCAGCTCGGTCCGCGAGCACGCGAAGGACGGCGTCGACTTCGTGACGGTGCACTGCGGCGTCAACCGTAACGCCCTTGGCCGCCTGAAGAACGATCCAAGGCTTTTGAACATCGTGAGCCGGGGCGGCGCGCTCACTATGGCCTGGATGCTACACAACGAAAAGGACAATCCTTTTTACGAGGAGTTCGACTATCTGCTTGAGATCGCGCAAGAGTACGACCTGACGCTGAGCCTCGGTGACGGCATGAGGCCCGGCTGCATGGCCGACGCGTCCGACCGGCCCGAGTTCATGGAAGTGATCACGCTGGGCGAGCTAGTAAAACGCTGCCGCGAGGCGGGCGTCCAGTCCATTGTCGAGGGCCCGGGCCACGTGCCCCTGGACGAAGTGGAGATGACCGTGAAGGCCATGAAGAAGCTGACCGGCGATGCCCCCCTTTACCTTCTTGGGCCGCTCGTGACGGACATCGCCCCCGGCTACGACCACCTCGTGGGAGCCATCGGCGGCTCGGTCGCGGGCATGGCAGGGGCGGACTTCCTGTGCATCGTGACCCCCTCCGAGCACCTGGCGCTGCCCACGGCCGACGATATCAGGGACGGCGTCGTGGCCGGAAAGATCGCCGCCCACGTGGCCGATACGGTGAAGGAAGGCCAGCGGGAGCGGTCCCGGGAGACAGACCGGCGGATGTCGCAGGCGCGCAGCGACCTGGACTGGAAAGCGCAGATCCGGATGGCCGTGGACCCCGACAGGGCAGAGCACATCCGGGGCACGCGTATGACTGAGGGAGAGACGTGCTCCATGTGCAGCGACCTCTGCGCCATCAAGCTGGTCAGGGACGCCCTGAAGTCCGGTAAGATATGAGCGACGCGCTGCTGCTCGTGGGCCACGGGAGCAGGAGCGAGTACGCCGACGACGTGCTCCCATATTACGTCGATTTTTTTAAAGGAGATTTTGAGGAAGTGGTGGCCTGCTACCTGGAACAGGAGCCGTGCATCGAAGACGCGCTAAGGCTCGTAAAAGCGCAGCGGGTCTTCGTCATGCCGCTACTCATCGCCCATGGATATCATACGAGGGTAACGATCCCAGGGGCTCTGGGCATCGAGGCCTCCCACGGCTTCGCAGGCGGCAAAGAAATATTTTTGCTGGAGCCGCTGGGGCGTTCGGAGCATATCGTTAAAATAATAAAGGAACGAATCGGGGAAGCGAAACGAACGCCTTAGAGCTGCCGGTGTTTAGGGTTATCGGGCGGCTTCGAGGCATTTTTACTGATCTTCGGAATAGACTGGGACTGCCTCATCCGGGGCGGCTCCCGGAGGTAGCCCATCGCGTCCGGCTCTCCTTCTCCGGTGTTTATGTGGATGAGGAAGCCGGCGCCGTAGAGCAGCGCGCCGAACAGGACGACGATCAGGTTATTGACGAGAAAGGTCCCGGTGATGCGGGGCTCGATGACGTACAAGACGTCCCGGCCCAGG
Coding sequences within it:
- a CDS encoding MBL fold metallo-hydrolase translates to MRVKNVNGISYDSNAYLIDAKRKTLVDAGMDPGRVLQNLDGGLDLILLTHCHFDHIGAVPGIVKATGAKVAIHEEDAALLHNDNAAAMFNARRPEFGVDIVLSDGEDVDLGDVILKVIHTPGHTPGSICLYDKESKVLFTGDTVFEGGSFGRTDIGGDPEAMIRSLETLTKLDVSALYPGHGGAVLRKAKESILASYNNAKQMLF
- the thiC gene encoding phosphomethylpyrimidine synthase ThiC, which translates into the protein MLMRDARNGATPEIKEIAKAEGVDAVRLSSLIAKGLVAVPRNARKSIAGRAVGRLVSTKVNANVGTSKDYDDCADEVKKAKVAVQYGADAVMDLSTGHDRDTVRKRLAKELEVPLGTVPIYHAARKRRNAVDMTADDFFSSVREHAKDGVDFVTVHCGVNRNALGRLKNDPRLLNIVSRGGALTMAWMLHNEKDNPFYEEFDYLLEIAQEYDLTLSLGDGMRPGCMADASDRPEFMEVITLGELVKRCREAGVQSIVEGPGHVPLDEVEMTVKAMKKLTGDAPLYLLGPLVTDIAPGYDHLVGAIGGSVAGMAGADFLCIVTPSEHLALPTADDIRDGVVAGKIAAHVADTVKEGQRERSRETDRRMSQARSDLDWKAQIRMAVDPDRAEHIRGTRMTEGETCSMCSDLCAIKLVRDALKSGKI
- a CDS encoding sirohydrochlorin chelatase, whose protein sequence is MSDALLLVGHGSRSEYADDVLPYYVDFFKGDFEEVVACYLEQEPCIEDALRLVKAQRVFVMPLLIAHGYHTRVTIPGALGIEASHGFAGGKEIFLLEPLGRSEHIVKIIKERIGEAKRTP